A window of the Paralichthys olivaceus isolate ysfri-2021 chromosome 5, ASM2471397v2, whole genome shotgun sequence genome harbors these coding sequences:
- the fam117aa gene encoding protein FAM117A isoform X2 gives MMNFQPSAPNQQPAAVNQTPTGRRSRVKVKKSTPSSWAEEGQGRRSAGGHKRSASWGSAEHLREVAKLRHQLQKRSRHAPPSAAGHGLPHHPLPAGHAAGVAQATPLMPLNRLAPRLRCSVEGLNLELEDVFGSEKPDDQLEVLDIPDGHRAPVPAQRCSSGSQSEPSPGPLDPSLLSPCQSPCPLDPSLLSPSNSPRTLNPLLLSPSQSPCPIGEPEPVDCETLCPSPSSLLPSFALDPPQLQPCSSSPQPSKTYSFQREPPEGCERVRVCEEAMSACQDEPLLQPSCPDPNKVNFTPHGGSAFCPVSLLKPLLPSMDLLFRGLSVSPVTGCPGQASPTRHLGMQ, from the exons ATGATGAACTTCCAGCCGTCTGCACCCAACCAGCAACCTGCAGCGGTCAACCAGACTCCCACTGGTAGAAGATCGAGAGTCAAAGTGAAGAAATCG actccAAGTTCCTGGGCAGAGGAGGGCCAGGGAAGGAGAAGTGCTGGCGGACACAAGCGCTCAGCGTCGTGGGGAAGTGCAGAACACCTGAGGGAG GTGGCCAAGCTGAGGCATCAGTTGCAGAAGCGCTCTCGCCATGCCCCTCCCTCAGCTGCGGGGCACGGGCTCCCCCACCACCCCTTGCCAGCAGGTCATGCGGCAGGCGTCGCTCAG GCAACACCCTTGATGCCACTGAACAGACTCGCCCCACGACTGAGATGCAGCGTCGAAGGTCTTAACTTGGAGCTGGAAGACGTGTTTGGGTCTGAGAAACCAGATGATCAACTTGAG GTTTTGGATATCCCAGACGGCCACAGGGCTCCTGTCCCTGCCCAGAGGTGCAGCAGTGGCTCTCAGAGCGAGCCCTCCCCTGGGCCCCTGGACCCTTCCCTCCTGTCTCCCTGTCAGTCACCCTGTCCTCTCGATCCATCTCTTCTCTCGCCTTCAAACTCCCCTCGTACCTTGAACCCGTTGCTTTTGTCACCCTCCCAGTCTCCCTGTCCCATTGGAGAGCCAG AGCCGGTGGACTGTGAGACCCTGTGTCCCTCTCCATCTTCACTGCTTCCTTCATTTGCACTGGATCCTCCTCAGCTGCAGCCCTGCTCCTCTTCCCCTCAGCCCAGTAAAACCTACTCCTTCCAGCGCGAGCCACCTGAGGGCTGTGAGCGGGTTCGAGTGTGCGAAGAGGCAAT GTCTGCTTGTCAGGATGAGCCTCTCCTCCAGCCGTCCTGCCCCGACCCCAACAAGGTGAACTTTACTCCCCACGGAGGCTCTGCTTTCTGCCCCGTCAGTCTCTTGAAGCCCCTCCTGCCCTCCATGGACCTCCTCTTCCGGGGCTTGTCGGTGTCTCCTGTCACCGGCTGCCCGGGACAAGCGTCTCCTACCAGGCACCTCGGCATGCAGTAG
- the rundc3aa gene encoding RUN domain-containing protein 3A isoform X2 produces the protein MESGCMQTAMAMGLTSKKASARSVGVERKNLITVCRFSVKTLLEKYTAEPIDDSSEEFINFAAILEHILSHRFKGSGSWFSSDGQRSFWEYIRVACNKVQNNCIASIENIENISTSRAKGRAWIRVALMEKRLSEYVSTALRDTRTTRRFYDDGAIMLREEATVLTGMLIGLSAIDFSFCLKGETLDGKSPAVVDYTPYLKFTQSYDYLSDEEDRRSVDSSNSEESVPEHPYIPLVTDEESWSNKCRKMEQRFKIVYAQKGYLEELVRLRESQLKNVETENKCLRSKVEELTVQGQQEKKELEAIVLELQAQLSSLMPCDSSHLAKNLSIPLVNQWSTITNNTGDVKLFRRRSFHSLEQLSADVSLNSDSQRTDGRQNGDAAWTSAGKDNTPSMLGLCGSLVSLPSSKSLASLKSSECLVNISTDPSPVLSPS, from the exons TAGAAAAGTACACAGCAGAGCCCATAGATGACTCATCCGAGGAGTTTATTAACTTTGCCGCCATTTTAGAGCACATCCTCAGCCACCGCTTCAAAG GTTCTGGAAGCTGGTTCAGCTCAGATGGACAACGCAGTTTTTGGGAGTATATCCGAGTGGCGTGCAACAAAGTGCAGAACAACTGCATTGCCAGCATCGAAAACATAGAGAACATCAGCACATCACGAGCCAAG GGCCGGGCATGGATTCGAGTGGCGCTGATGGAGAAACGTCTCTCTGAATATGTGTCCACTGCTCTGAGAGACACAAGAACCACCAG GAGGTTCTATGATGATGGAGCCATCATGCTGAGAGAAGAAGCCACAGTTCTGACCGGGATGCTGATTGGACTGAGTGCTATTGACTTCAG TTTTTGCTTGAAGGGTGAGACTCTGGACGGGAAATCTCCAGCTGTGGTTGACTACACACCCTACCTGAAGTTCACCCAGAG TTACGACTACCTGAGCGACGAGGAGGACCGCCGCAGTGtggacagcagcaacagcgaGGAGAGCGTCCCCGAGCATCCCTACATCCCTCTGGTGACTGACGAGGAGAGCTGGAGCAACAAGTGCCGCAAGATGGAGCAGAGGTTTAAGATCGTCTACGCCCAGAAG GGTtacctggaggagctggtgcgTTTGCGGGAGTCCCAGCTGAAGAACGTGGAGACGGAGAACAAGTGTCTGCGATCCAAGGTGGAAGAGCTGACGGTTCAGGGCCaacaggagaagaaggagctggaggccatTGTGCTGGAGTTACAGGCACAACT CTCTTCCCTCATGCCCTGCGATTCCTCCCATCTGGCCAAAAACCTCTCCATCCCGCTGGTCAACCAGTGGTCCACCATCACAAACAACACAGGCGATGTCAAACTGTTCcgcag GAGGAGTTTCCACAGTTTGGAGCAACTTTCTGCTGATGTCAGTCTGAACTCTGACTCCCAGAGGACAGATGGGAGACAGAACGGAGATGCTGCCTGGACTTCTGCAG GAAAAGACAACACTCCTTCCATGCTGGGTCTGTGCGGCTCTCTGGTGTCTTTGCCGAGCTCCAAGTCTCTGGCGAGCCTCAAGTCCAGCGAGTGTTTGGTCAACATCAGCACTGACCCCAGCCCTGTGCTCTCGCCCAGCTAG
- the rundc3aa gene encoding RUN domain-containing protein 3A isoform X1: MESGCMQTAMAMGLTSKKASARSVGVERKNLITVCRFSVKTLLEKYTAEPIDDSSEEFINFAAILEHILSHRFKGNTAGSGSWFSSDGQRSFWEYIRVACNKVQNNCIASIENIENISTSRAKGRAWIRVALMEKRLSEYVSTALRDTRTTRRFYDDGAIMLREEATVLTGMLIGLSAIDFSFCLKGETLDGKSPAVVDYTPYLKFTQSYDYLSDEEDRRSVDSSNSEESVPEHPYIPLVTDEESWSNKCRKMEQRFKIVYAQKGYLEELVRLRESQLKNVETENKCLRSKVEELTVQGQQEKKELEAIVLELQAQLSSLMPCDSSHLAKNLSIPLVNQWSTITNNTGDVKLFRRRSFHSLEQLSADVSLNSDSQRTDGRQNGDAAWTSAGKDNTPSMLGLCGSLVSLPSSKSLASLKSSECLVNISTDPSPVLSPS, from the exons TAGAAAAGTACACAGCAGAGCCCATAGATGACTCATCCGAGGAGTTTATTAACTTTGCCGCCATTTTAGAGCACATCCTCAGCCACCGCTTCAAAGGTAACACTGCAG GTTCTGGAAGCTGGTTCAGCTCAGATGGACAACGCAGTTTTTGGGAGTATATCCGAGTGGCGTGCAACAAAGTGCAGAACAACTGCATTGCCAGCATCGAAAACATAGAGAACATCAGCACATCACGAGCCAAG GGCCGGGCATGGATTCGAGTGGCGCTGATGGAGAAACGTCTCTCTGAATATGTGTCCACTGCTCTGAGAGACACAAGAACCACCAG GAGGTTCTATGATGATGGAGCCATCATGCTGAGAGAAGAAGCCACAGTTCTGACCGGGATGCTGATTGGACTGAGTGCTATTGACTTCAG TTTTTGCTTGAAGGGTGAGACTCTGGACGGGAAATCTCCAGCTGTGGTTGACTACACACCCTACCTGAAGTTCACCCAGAG TTACGACTACCTGAGCGACGAGGAGGACCGCCGCAGTGtggacagcagcaacagcgaGGAGAGCGTCCCCGAGCATCCCTACATCCCTCTGGTGACTGACGAGGAGAGCTGGAGCAACAAGTGCCGCAAGATGGAGCAGAGGTTTAAGATCGTCTACGCCCAGAAG GGTtacctggaggagctggtgcgTTTGCGGGAGTCCCAGCTGAAGAACGTGGAGACGGAGAACAAGTGTCTGCGATCCAAGGTGGAAGAGCTGACGGTTCAGGGCCaacaggagaagaaggagctggaggccatTGTGCTGGAGTTACAGGCACAACT CTCTTCCCTCATGCCCTGCGATTCCTCCCATCTGGCCAAAAACCTCTCCATCCCGCTGGTCAACCAGTGGTCCACCATCACAAACAACACAGGCGATGTCAAACTGTTCcgcag GAGGAGTTTCCACAGTTTGGAGCAACTTTCTGCTGATGTCAGTCTGAACTCTGACTCCCAGAGGACAGATGGGAGACAGAACGGAGATGCTGCCTGGACTTCTGCAG GAAAAGACAACACTCCTTCCATGCTGGGTCTGTGCGGCTCTCTGGTGTCTTTGCCGAGCTCCAAGTCTCTGGCGAGCCTCAAGTCCAGCGAGTGTTTGGTCAACATCAGCACTGACCCCAGCCCTGTGCTCTCGCCCAGCTAG
- the fam117aa gene encoding protein FAM117A isoform X1 — protein MSGRSGGAPRGCSNPSLQPLKATVPYQLQRGSALLCREVKTADRTAARPPKPTIRRTLSLDAIVGPYLLGQWPKEAESAGVTCANDKATQTPSSWAEEGQGRRSAGGHKRSASWGSAEHLREVAKLRHQLQKRSRHAPPSAAGHGLPHHPLPAGHAAGVAQATPLMPLNRLAPRLRCSVEGLNLELEDVFGSEKPDDQLEVLDIPDGHRAPVPAQRCSSGSQSEPSPGPLDPSLLSPCQSPCPLDPSLLSPSNSPRTLNPLLLSPSQSPCPIGEPEPVDCETLCPSPSSLLPSFALDPPQLQPCSSSPQPSKTYSFQREPPEGCERVRVCEEAMSACQDEPLLQPSCPDPNKVNFTPHGGSAFCPVSLLKPLLPSMDLLFRGLSVSPVTGCPGQASPTRHLGMQ, from the exons ATGTCGGGCAGAAGTGGAGGAGCGCCTCGGGGGTGCAGCAACCCCAGCCTGCAGCCCCTCAAAGCCACAGTCCCATACCAGCTCCAGAGGGGCTCCGCTCTCCTCTGCAGGGAGGTCAAGACGG CTGACAGGACTGCGGCTCGTCCTCCCAAACCCACCATCCGCAGGACGCTTTCTCTAGACGCCATCGTTGGACCCTATCTGCTGGGACAGTGGCCCAAAGAGGCGGAGAGTGCGGGCGTCACTTGCGCCAACGACAAGGCCACACAG actccAAGTTCCTGGGCAGAGGAGGGCCAGGGAAGGAGAAGTGCTGGCGGACACAAGCGCTCAGCGTCGTGGGGAAGTGCAGAACACCTGAGGGAG GTGGCCAAGCTGAGGCATCAGTTGCAGAAGCGCTCTCGCCATGCCCCTCCCTCAGCTGCGGGGCACGGGCTCCCCCACCACCCCTTGCCAGCAGGTCATGCGGCAGGCGTCGCTCAG GCAACACCCTTGATGCCACTGAACAGACTCGCCCCACGACTGAGATGCAGCGTCGAAGGTCTTAACTTGGAGCTGGAAGACGTGTTTGGGTCTGAGAAACCAGATGATCAACTTGAG GTTTTGGATATCCCAGACGGCCACAGGGCTCCTGTCCCTGCCCAGAGGTGCAGCAGTGGCTCTCAGAGCGAGCCCTCCCCTGGGCCCCTGGACCCTTCCCTCCTGTCTCCCTGTCAGTCACCCTGTCCTCTCGATCCATCTCTTCTCTCGCCTTCAAACTCCCCTCGTACCTTGAACCCGTTGCTTTTGTCACCCTCCCAGTCTCCCTGTCCCATTGGAGAGCCAG AGCCGGTGGACTGTGAGACCCTGTGTCCCTCTCCATCTTCACTGCTTCCTTCATTTGCACTGGATCCTCCTCAGCTGCAGCCCTGCTCCTCTTCCCCTCAGCCCAGTAAAACCTACTCCTTCCAGCGCGAGCCACCTGAGGGCTGTGAGCGGGTTCGAGTGTGCGAAGAGGCAAT GTCTGCTTGTCAGGATGAGCCTCTCCTCCAGCCGTCCTGCCCCGACCCCAACAAGGTGAACTTTACTCCCCACGGAGGCTCTGCTTTCTGCCCCGTCAGTCTCTTGAAGCCCCTCCTGCCCTCCATGGACCTCCTCTTCCGGGGCTTGTCGGTGTCTCCTGTCACCGGCTGCCCGGGACAAGCGTCTCCTACCAGGCACCTCGGCATGCAGTAG
- the rundc3aa gene encoding RUN domain-containing protein 3A isoform X3 — protein MESGCMQTAMAMGLTSKKASARSVGVERKNLITVCRFSVKTLLEKYTAEPIDDSSEEFINFAAILEHILSHRFKGNTAGSGSWFSSDGQRSFWEYIRVACNKVQNNCIASIENIENISTSRAKGRAWIRVALMEKRLSEYVSTALRDTRTTRRFYDDGAIMLREEATVLTGMLIGLSAIDFSFCLKGETLDGKSPAVVDYTPYLKFTQSYDYLSDEEDRRSVDSSNSEESVPEHPYIPLVTDEESWSNKCRKMEQRFKIVYAQKGYLEELVRLRESQLKNVETENKCLRSKVEELTVQGQQEKKELEAIVLELQAQLSSLMPCDSSHLAKNLSIPLVNQWSTITNNTGDVKLFRRRSFHSLEQLSADVSLNSDSQRTDGRQNGDAAWTSEKTTLLPCWVCAALWCLCRAPSLWRASSPASVWSTSALTPALCSRPARSTKPTATEIETPPQPVCLVMLR, from the exons TAGAAAAGTACACAGCAGAGCCCATAGATGACTCATCCGAGGAGTTTATTAACTTTGCCGCCATTTTAGAGCACATCCTCAGCCACCGCTTCAAAGGTAACACTGCAG GTTCTGGAAGCTGGTTCAGCTCAGATGGACAACGCAGTTTTTGGGAGTATATCCGAGTGGCGTGCAACAAAGTGCAGAACAACTGCATTGCCAGCATCGAAAACATAGAGAACATCAGCACATCACGAGCCAAG GGCCGGGCATGGATTCGAGTGGCGCTGATGGAGAAACGTCTCTCTGAATATGTGTCCACTGCTCTGAGAGACACAAGAACCACCAG GAGGTTCTATGATGATGGAGCCATCATGCTGAGAGAAGAAGCCACAGTTCTGACCGGGATGCTGATTGGACTGAGTGCTATTGACTTCAG TTTTTGCTTGAAGGGTGAGACTCTGGACGGGAAATCTCCAGCTGTGGTTGACTACACACCCTACCTGAAGTTCACCCAGAG TTACGACTACCTGAGCGACGAGGAGGACCGCCGCAGTGtggacagcagcaacagcgaGGAGAGCGTCCCCGAGCATCCCTACATCCCTCTGGTGACTGACGAGGAGAGCTGGAGCAACAAGTGCCGCAAGATGGAGCAGAGGTTTAAGATCGTCTACGCCCAGAAG GGTtacctggaggagctggtgcgTTTGCGGGAGTCCCAGCTGAAGAACGTGGAGACGGAGAACAAGTGTCTGCGATCCAAGGTGGAAGAGCTGACGGTTCAGGGCCaacaggagaagaaggagctggaggccatTGTGCTGGAGTTACAGGCACAACT CTCTTCCCTCATGCCCTGCGATTCCTCCCATCTGGCCAAAAACCTCTCCATCCCGCTGGTCAACCAGTGGTCCACCATCACAAACAACACAGGCGATGTCAAACTGTTCcgcag GAGGAGTTTCCACAGTTTGGAGCAACTTTCTGCTGATGTCAGTCTGAACTCTGACTCCCAGAGGACAGATGGGAGACAGAACGGAGATGCTGCCTGGACTTCT GAAAAGACAACACTCCTTCCATGCTGGGTCTGTGCGGCTCTCTGGTGTCTTTGCCGAGCTCCAAGTCTCTGGCGAGCCTCAAGTCCAGCGAGTGTTTGGTCAACATCAGCACTGACCCCAGCCCTGTGCTCTCGCCCAGCTAGGAGCACCAAACCAACCGCGACTGAGATTGAAACCCCCCCCCAGCCTGTCTGCCTGGTGATGCTGCGTTGA